The proteins below are encoded in one region of Terriglobia bacterium:
- a CDS encoding SIS domain-containing protein: MSIMFREIAEQPEALDRTLRSELPRMVRLASFLKSRDLRLIVLVARGTSDNAALFGRYLLEISTGIPVSLSAPSVHTLYRKRLKLRDALVVGISQSGEGADVNAVLESCKRSGAHVLAITNHSRSSMAGIVHEAFVTRAGMERSVAATKTYTCQLMLLHMLADTLSGGNCEPLRRIPDYAQAALGLSPRIESIIERYRFMDRCAVVGRGLNYANAYELAIKLMETCYIIAERFSAADFLHGPIAMVQRDFPVMLFAPPGKVLRDMRVLISRLKELQADMLVISSEKTALNQARCAIEIPASIPELYSAIPYIIPGQIFAEKLSLLKGLSPDRPRSLTKVTSTR; the protein is encoded by the coding sequence GTGTCGATCATGTTTCGGGAAATCGCCGAGCAGCCGGAGGCTCTCGACCGCACGCTGCGCTCCGAGTTGCCGAGGATGGTTCGCCTGGCCTCTTTCCTGAAGAGTCGCGATCTGCGCCTCATCGTGCTCGTCGCGCGCGGGACCTCGGATAACGCCGCTCTGTTTGGGCGATATCTGCTCGAGATCAGCACCGGCATACCGGTTTCTCTCTCCGCCCCTTCGGTGCATACGCTGTATCGCAAACGGCTGAAGCTGCGTGACGCCCTGGTCGTCGGCATCAGCCAGTCGGGTGAGGGAGCCGACGTGAATGCCGTCCTGGAAAGCTGCAAGAGGAGCGGCGCGCACGTGCTCGCCATCACCAATCACAGCCGATCCAGCATGGCCGGTATTGTGCATGAAGCCTTCGTCACCCGCGCCGGCATGGAAAGAAGCGTCGCCGCCACCAAGACCTACACCTGTCAGCTCATGCTCCTCCACATGCTTGCCGACACTCTGAGCGGCGGCAACTGCGAGCCCCTCCGTCGCATCCCCGATTACGCGCAGGCTGCCCTCGGCCTGTCACCGCGGATCGAGTCGATCATTGAAAGATATCGATTCATGGACCGCTGCGCCGTGGTCGGCCGCGGCCTGAACTACGCCAATGCCTACGAACTCGCCATTAAGCTCATGGAAACCTGCTACATCATCGCCGAGCGTTTCTCTGCCGCGGATTTTCTGCACGGCCCCATTGCCATGGTGCAGCGGGATTTTCCGGTGATGCTCTTTGCACCACCCGGCAAAGTCCTGCGCGACATGCGCGTGCTCATTTCGCGGCTCAAGGAGCTGCAGGCAGACATGCTGGTCATCTCGAGCGAGAAGACGGCACTGAACCAAGCCCGCTGCGCGATCGAAATCCCGGCCTCCATTCCGGAACTCTACTCGGCAATCCCTTACATCATCCCCGGCCAGATCTTCGCAGAGAAGCTCTCACTCCTGAAGGGCCTGAGCCCGGACCGCCCGCGAAGCCTCACGAAGGTGACCAGTACACGTTGA
- a CDS encoding ATP-binding cassette domain-containing protein translates to MIEVEGLSKKYGDLLAVADVSFTAEAGKILGLLGPNGAGKTTTIGCISGLLQPTTGRVRVMGYDVILEGRAARAQVGIVPQDLALYEELSATENLLYWGAAYGMRGAPLKQRAQEVLASIGLLDRAREPVKRFSGGMKRRLNFGCGILHRPKVLLLDEPTLGVDPQSRVHLLGMVRSQAGEGACVLYTTHYMDEAETLCDRLAAIDHGKVIASGSLPELRALLGESDILRLVGHFDAAKAVEALKALDGVEVVQADEGALRLAILGASRKLPDLFAALARTGAEVRETTLTQPSLESLFIKLTGKELRE, encoded by the coding sequence TTGATCGAGGTTGAAGGACTGTCCAAGAAATACGGCGACTTGCTCGCAGTTGCAGATGTAAGCTTCACCGCCGAGGCCGGGAAAATTCTGGGGCTGCTGGGGCCCAACGGTGCGGGCAAGACCACGACCATCGGCTGCATCTCAGGGCTGCTCCAGCCCACCACGGGCAGAGTCCGTGTGATGGGTTACGACGTGATTCTGGAGGGTCGCGCAGCGCGAGCGCAGGTCGGCATCGTCCCGCAAGACCTGGCCCTGTATGAAGAGCTCTCCGCCACTGAAAACCTGCTCTACTGGGGAGCGGCATACGGGATGCGGGGGGCCCCACTCAAGCAGCGGGCCCAAGAGGTGCTCGCGAGCATTGGCCTGCTCGATCGGGCGCGTGAACCGGTCAAGCGCTTCAGCGGGGGCATGAAGCGCCGGCTCAACTTCGGCTGCGGCATTTTGCATCGGCCGAAGGTGCTGTTACTGGACGAACCCACGCTCGGCGTGGATCCGCAGTCTCGTGTGCATCTGCTCGGTATGGTGCGGAGCCAGGCAGGCGAAGGCGCCTGCGTGCTCTACACCACCCACTACATGGATGAGGCCGAGACCCTCTGCGATCGGCTTGCCGCGATCGACCACGGCAAGGTCATCGCAAGCGGTTCGCTGCCGGAACTTCGAGCCCTTCTTGGCGAAAGCGACATCCTGCGGCTCGTGGGACATTTCGACGCCGCCAAGGCGGTCGAGGCGTTGAAGGCGCTGGATGGAGTGGAAGTAGTGCAGGCTGACGAAGGGGCACTGAGGCTTGCGATTCTCGGCGCCTCGCGCAAGCTACCGGACCTCTTCGCTGCCCTCGCGCGCACAGGCGCCGAGGTGCGCGAAACCACGCTGACTCAGCCAAGCCTGGAGAGCCTGTTCATCAAGCTCACCGGCAAGGAACTGAGGGAGTGA
- the mutM gene encoding bifunctional DNA-formamidopyrimidine glycosylase/DNA-(apurinic or apyrimidinic site) lyase, with product MPELPEVETIACKLRSTIAGKRIAAVHLSGKALRRPIPADLASILQGRAIRSIHRRGKYLILEMEPHAFWLIHLGMSGRIFYLPSASEPPKHTHATFRFTDGGELQFCDPRRFGLMDVYQVSSLAALPELRLLGKDPLSSGFNADWLLPELAQSRREIKSFLLDQHKIAGLGNIYVCEAMFRARVHPTRRCDTFTRREAVSLARAIREVLRAAIRNRGTSFSDFMDSDGEPGAHQDFLHVFQREGEKCRRCRATIVRMRQGNRSTYYCPRCQNGRLGSQGKKG from the coding sequence ATGCCCGAATTGCCCGAAGTAGAGACCATCGCTTGCAAGCTCCGCAGCACGATTGCCGGCAAGCGCATCGCCGCGGTTCACCTTTCCGGCAAAGCCCTGCGCCGGCCCATCCCCGCCGATCTTGCTTCCATTCTTCAGGGCCGCGCGATTCGGTCGATACACCGCAGGGGGAAGTATCTGATCCTGGAGATGGAACCACACGCCTTCTGGCTGATCCACCTGGGGATGTCAGGAAGGATTTTCTATCTGCCCAGCGCGTCCGAACCCCCGAAGCACACCCACGCTACTTTTCGATTCACCGATGGAGGAGAGCTTCAGTTTTGCGACCCGCGGCGTTTCGGACTGATGGATGTTTACCAGGTCTCCAGCCTGGCGGCTCTCCCCGAGCTGCGCCTCTTGGGAAAAGACCCTCTCAGTTCAGGATTTAACGCTGACTGGCTTTTGCCGGAACTCGCGCAGAGCCGGAGGGAGATCAAGTCGTTTCTGCTCGACCAGCATAAAATCGCCGGCCTGGGAAACATTTACGTTTGCGAGGCGATGTTCCGCGCCCGGGTGCATCCGACAAGGCGCTGCGACACCTTTACCCGGCGGGAGGCGGTCAGTCTGGCTCGAGCGATACGCGAAGTTCTCCGGGCTGCCATCCGCAATCGCGGCACGAGCTTTTCCGACTTCATGGATTCCGACGGGGAACCCGGTGCGCATCAGGACTTCCTGCATGTCTTTCAAAGAGAGGGAGAGAAATGCCGGCGCTGTCGTGCGACAATAGTGCGCATGAGGCAGGGGAATCGCAGCACATACTATTGTCCTCGCTGCCAGAATGGCAGGCTGGGGAGCCAAGGAAAGAAGGGTTGA
- the hflX gene encoding GTPase HflX: MREQAEESLQELEALADAAGAEVVERVLQVRLKPDPAFFIGRGKAEELRLRTEAENLDLIIFDQELTPGQQRNLENRIGCKILDRTQLILDIFARRARTREGQLQVELAQLNYLLPRLTGKGTLLSRLGGGIGTRGPGETKLEMDRRRIRSRIARLSCELEQVRAKRDLQRARRQGVPVPIVALVGYTNAGKSTLFNTLTQAGTEESSRLFATLDPLLRRVILPNRLQIVLSDTVGFVRKLPHDIVAAFRATLEEVREADLLLHLIDISNPNWRDQAKAVEDVLAQLEVSKTPTIAVYNKTDLLPAGMAAHTPPLPGHRFVLVSAKTGTGLPALIKELMAELESFAMQVELKIPYANAAVLSRIHEQGRILSEVYENDGVKVNVVIPRSAARSLRRYVLHKEHEEHSK; this comes from the coding sequence ATGCGCGAGCAAGCCGAAGAATCGCTGCAGGAACTCGAAGCGCTGGCAGATGCTGCCGGCGCCGAGGTCGTCGAGCGTGTGCTTCAGGTGCGTCTCAAGCCCGATCCGGCATTCTTCATCGGCCGAGGCAAAGCTGAAGAGCTCCGCCTGCGCACAGAGGCTGAGAATCTCGATCTTATCATCTTCGATCAGGAGCTGACTCCGGGACAGCAGCGCAACCTCGAGAACAGGATCGGCTGCAAGATCCTCGACCGCACCCAGCTGATCCTGGACATATTCGCGCGCCGTGCCCGCACGCGGGAAGGGCAACTCCAGGTCGAGCTGGCGCAGCTGAATTACCTGCTTCCCAGACTGACAGGGAAGGGCACGCTGTTGTCACGGCTGGGCGGCGGGATCGGCACCCGGGGGCCGGGCGAGACGAAACTGGAGATGGACCGGCGGCGCATCCGCAGCCGGATCGCTCGCCTGAGCTGCGAGCTGGAACAGGTGCGCGCGAAGCGGGACCTTCAACGCGCCCGGCGGCAGGGCGTGCCGGTGCCGATCGTGGCTCTGGTAGGCTATACCAATGCGGGCAAGTCGACGCTGTTCAACACCTTGACGCAGGCAGGCACCGAAGAGAGCAGTCGGCTTTTCGCGACGCTCGATCCGCTGCTGCGTCGGGTGATACTGCCCAACCGGCTCCAGATCGTCCTCTCCGACACGGTAGGCTTCGTGCGCAAGCTCCCTCACGACATCGTGGCCGCATTCCGCGCTACGCTCGAGGAAGTGCGGGAGGCGGACCTGTTGCTGCACCTCATCGACATCAGCAACCCAAACTGGCGCGATCAGGCCAAAGCAGTAGAGGACGTGCTGGCGCAGCTGGAGGTGTCGAAGACCCCTACCATCGCGGTCTATAACAAGACCGATCTGTTGCCCGCCGGCATGGCCGCACACACCCCCCCGCTGCCCGGGCACCGATTTGTTCTTGTCTCCGCCAAGACCGGCACGGGGCTGCCGGCCTTGATCAAGGAACTCATGGCGGAACTCGAGTCCTTTGCCATGCAGGTGGAGCTCAAGATTCCGTACGCCAACGCTGCAGTGCTCTCCCGGATTCACGAACAGGGCCGGATTCTCTCGGAGGTGTACGAAAACGACGGCGTCAAGGTCAACGTCGTGATCCCGCGTTCGGCGGCGCGGTCGTTGCGCCGTTACGTTCTTCACAAGGAGCACGAGGAGCATTCAAAATGA
- a CDS encoding radical SAM protein, whose protein sequence is MQQTLESRTPALELVELLARRHPDLPIEAIFKEDLLRRGMAWSGEALELAANYKRKAYFIFSFDMVPISGMELGENIRAPEEVRLVGGAFNFNPVIVSVRLNPTSPYRVESEESGLVLKLDGHAVARVELQKSPAYYERTLSNGKPITDIAPTIEWGYLLYLTVFRLCQYFGAQEECQFCDINENYRQQKQAGRPYTSVKSVAEILEALEIIAATDSDSKAYTVTGGSITSTLEGKSEVDFYVQYPEAIETRFPGRWISKVVVQALPKDEVQKLRDAGVQIYHPNYEIWDNSLFETLCAGKARYIGRKEWIRRILDAATVFPPAHVIPNFVAGIEMAGPRGFATVDEAIASTAEGIDFFMSHGISPRFTTWCPEPLSVLGRDRKGAPLEYHVRLLRVYRDTHAKHHLPAPPGYGEPGLGRAVFSVSSFMDVLPPRPDC, encoded by the coding sequence ATGCAACAGACGCTTGAGAGCCGGACGCCGGCGCTGGAATTGGTCGAACTTCTCGCTCGGCGCCATCCCGATCTCCCCATCGAGGCTATCTTCAAGGAAGACCTCCTGCGGCGGGGGATGGCATGGTCGGGAGAAGCGCTGGAACTGGCCGCGAATTACAAGCGCAAGGCTTATTTCATTTTTTCCTTCGACATGGTGCCGATCTCGGGAATGGAACTGGGCGAGAACATCAGGGCCCCCGAGGAGGTCCGCCTGGTTGGAGGCGCGTTCAATTTCAACCCGGTGATCGTCTCCGTGCGCCTCAATCCCACATCTCCCTATCGGGTGGAATCGGAGGAAAGCGGCCTGGTCCTCAAACTCGATGGGCACGCCGTCGCGCGCGTCGAGCTGCAGAAATCCCCCGCGTACTACGAGCGTACTCTTTCGAACGGCAAACCGATCACCGATATCGCCCCTACCATCGAATGGGGCTATCTGCTGTATCTGACCGTATTCCGCCTTTGCCAGTATTTTGGGGCCCAGGAGGAGTGCCAGTTCTGCGACATCAACGAGAATTACCGGCAGCAGAAACAGGCGGGCAGGCCCTACACTTCCGTCAAATCGGTGGCCGAGATCCTGGAAGCGCTCGAGATCATTGCCGCTACCGACAGCGACAGCAAGGCCTATACCGTCACCGGCGGGAGCATCACGTCGACGCTGGAAGGGAAGTCCGAGGTTGACTTTTATGTGCAGTACCCGGAAGCCATAGAGACGCGATTTCCCGGGCGCTGGATCAGCAAGGTCGTGGTCCAGGCGCTGCCCAAAGATGAGGTTCAGAAACTTCGCGATGCGGGGGTGCAGATCTATCATCCGAATTATGAAATCTGGGACAATAGCCTGTTCGAAACTTTGTGCGCCGGGAAAGCCCGTTACATCGGCCGGAAGGAGTGGATACGCCGGATCCTGGATGCGGCGACGGTGTTCCCTCCCGCGCATGTGATCCCGAATTTCGTGGCCGGGATTGAGATGGCCGGACCGCGCGGTTTTGCCACGGTGGACGAAGCAATCGCCTCGACGGCGGAAGGGATTGATTTTTTCATGAGCCACGGTATTTCGCCGAGGTTCACTACATGGTGCCCGGAACCGCTAAGCGTGCTGGGTAGAGATCGAAAAGGCGCCCCGCTGGAGTACCACGTTCGCCTGCTGCGTGTGTACCGCGACACGCATGCGAAGCACCACCTTCCTGCCCCGCCCGGATACGGGGAGCCGGGTCTGGGGCGGGCGGTCTTTTCGGTTTCCTCTTTTATGGATGTGCTGCCGCCGCGGCCGGACTGTTAG
- a CDS encoding threonylcarbamoyl-AMP synthase codes for MKRLPIHPVSPQERHLKAAVDVLRNGGLVIYPTDSVYGLGCGLFNKKAVERIYQIKGNDKRKLLSFICPDLKGIAEYAFVSNPAYKIMRHLLPGPYTFILTATKQVPRILLENRKTVGIRVPDDATCQALLSEFGLPIISTSACLPDQGFLSDPDEIAETFARTVDLFLDAGPGGLEPSTIVDLTQEEPVLVRQGKGPLR; via the coding sequence ATGAAAAGACTGCCGATACATCCAGTGAGTCCGCAAGAACGGCACTTGAAAGCCGCCGTCGATGTGCTAAGGAACGGCGGGCTTGTCATTTATCCCACGGACTCCGTGTACGGGCTCGGTTGCGGTCTTTTCAACAAGAAGGCGGTCGAAAGGATCTATCAGATCAAAGGCAATGACAAACGCAAGCTTCTGAGCTTCATCTGTCCGGATCTGAAGGGCATTGCAGAATATGCCTTCGTCTCCAATCCCGCATATAAAATCATGCGGCATCTGCTTCCTGGGCCTTATACCTTCATTCTTACTGCTACGAAGCAGGTTCCCCGGATCCTCTTGGAGAATCGAAAAACGGTTGGCATAAGGGTGCCGGATGACGCCACCTGCCAGGCTCTGCTGTCTGAATTCGGATTGCCCATAATCAGCACGAGCGCTTGCCTGCCCGATCAGGGTTTTCTCAGCGACCCTGATGAAATAGCTGAGACCTTCGCACGCACGGTGGATCTTTTTCTGGATGCTGGACCTGGAGGTCTGGAGCCCTCGACTATTGTTGACCTGACTCAGGAGGAACCCGTTCTGGTCAGGCAGGGCAAAGGCCCCCTGCGCTGA
- a CDS encoding VTT domain-containing protein, with translation METWQQLSATGLFLLCFSLSIVSALVPWVNGEVLLLSLTALARSPSDLVVLVLLASAGQMVGKCVLYWAGRGTGWLQSARIRRVVNAWRERFERAPSKLLALVFVSSALGIPPFYVVTILAGALRVRLGPFIGVGTCGRLVRFGILVAVPHFAIRLLR, from the coding sequence ATGGAGACCTGGCAGCAACTGAGCGCGACGGGATTGTTTCTCTTATGCTTCAGTCTGTCGATCGTGAGTGCCCTCGTGCCCTGGGTGAACGGCGAGGTGCTACTGCTGTCGCTTACCGCGCTGGCCCGCTCTCCATCCGATCTTGTGGTGCTGGTACTGCTTGCGAGCGCAGGACAGATGGTGGGGAAGTGCGTCCTGTATTGGGCAGGCCGCGGCACGGGCTGGCTCCAGTCCGCGCGCATCCGGCGCGTGGTGAACGCCTGGCGGGAGCGGTTCGAGCGGGCGCCCTCCAAGCTGCTCGCACTCGTCTTTGTGAGTTCCGCCCTCGGCATCCCGCCCTTTTATGTAGTAACGATTCTGGCAGGAGCTCTCAGGGTGAGGTTGGGCCCCTTCATCGGCGTGGGAACGTGCGGCCGGTTGGTACGGTTTGGAATTCTGGTCGCCGTCCCTCACTTCGCGATCCGGCTGCTTCGCTAG
- a CDS encoding Zn-dependent hydrolase — MKRREFNRLLLACAVGAAGSFRLPEFVRSGAGPNPAGYTINPDRLRSSLEALSQFGRNPQGGVTRVAWTRADIEARRFVMGKLMPAAGLKVRMDPAGSIFGRREGRENLPVILFGSHIDSVPEGGIFDGALGSLSAIEIMQTLAERRIETRHPLECVIWSNEEGTHYGRGLFGSRAVVGEFEPGELDEKDEQGVYIRDAVAGIGGDLSRIGEAVRKAGEITAYLELHIEQGGVLDRAGIPVGIVEGIVGVVRYRAVVNGEANHAGTTPMPDRHDALVAASRLVIAVREETVREPGRQVGTVGKLSVHPDVPNIVPGQVELVIELRDLAMGKVAGIFKRIEMRAAEIAASSGTKITLQPTSTHQPALAAPWVREVIAQAAAATGLKTLSLPSGAGHDAQMLARIAPMGMIFVPSAGGISHSPKELTRWEDAANGCEVLYKAVLAVDKRY; from the coding sequence ATGAAAAGAAGGGAATTCAATCGCCTGCTGCTGGCATGCGCCGTCGGAGCGGCGGGCTCATTCCGATTGCCGGAGTTCGTCAGGTCCGGTGCCGGGCCAAACCCGGCGGGCTACACCATCAATCCGGATCGCCTGCGCTCGAGCCTGGAAGCGCTGTCGCAGTTCGGGCGCAATCCGCAAGGCGGCGTGACACGCGTAGCCTGGACTCGGGCGGATATCGAAGCCAGGCGTTTTGTGATGGGAAAGCTGATGCCGGCTGCCGGCCTCAAAGTCCGCATGGATCCTGCCGGATCAATTTTCGGCAGACGGGAGGGGCGCGAGAACCTGCCGGTGATCCTGTTCGGCTCGCATATCGACAGCGTTCCGGAAGGCGGCATTTTCGATGGTGCGCTCGGCTCGCTGTCGGCGATTGAGATCATGCAGACGCTTGCGGAGCGAAGGATCGAAACCCGCCATCCGCTCGAGTGCGTGATCTGGTCGAACGAAGAAGGCACGCACTACGGGCGCGGATTGTTCGGATCGCGGGCAGTCGTCGGAGAGTTTGAACCCGGAGAGCTGGATGAAAAGGATGAGCAGGGGGTATATATCCGGGACGCCGTTGCCGGCATCGGCGGCGATCTGTCGCGCATAGGGGAAGCCGTGCGCAAGGCGGGCGAAATTACGGCGTACCTCGAATTGCACATCGAACAGGGGGGCGTTCTTGACCGGGCGGGAATTCCCGTTGGGATTGTGGAGGGCATTGTGGGCGTCGTGCGCTACCGGGCGGTAGTCAACGGGGAAGCCAATCATGCGGGAACCACGCCCATGCCCGACCGGCACGACGCCCTGGTTGCTGCCTCCCGACTGGTTATTGCTGTCCGGGAGGAGACCGTTCGGGAACCGGGCCGCCAGGTGGGTACGGTGGGAAAACTTTCGGTTCATCCCGATGTGCCCAATATTGTTCCAGGACAGGTCGAGCTCGTCATCGAACTGCGCGACCTCGCAATGGGAAAGGTCGCCGGCATTTTCAAGCGCATCGAGATGCGCGCCGCGGAGATCGCCGCTTCAAGCGGCACAAAAATCACGCTTCAACCCACCAGCACGCACCAACCGGCGCTGGCCGCTCCCTGGGTGAGAGAAGTCATCGCGCAGGCGGCGGCAGCGACGGGGCTGAAGACGCTCAGCCTGCCATCCGGTGCCGGGCATGACGCCCAGATGTTGGCTCGAATCGCTCCTATGGGGATGATTTTTGTGCCATCCGCGGGCGGCATCAGCCACTCGCCCAAGGAACTGACCCGATGGGAAGACGCCGCAAACGGATGCGAGGTTCTCTACAAAGCAGTCCTTGCCGTCGACAAACGCTACTGA
- a CDS encoding ABC transporter permease: MRFLWSAAIKDVRRRLRDPLALLLWLVIPLAIASLIALAFGGQEGPQLSARLLVADEDGSLLSSLLVRSFGQFDAGNLVQTESVAQETGRTRLEQGDGSALLVIPRGFAAAVLNQQPTRLLLVTNPEQRILPGILKEGLEMLTDAIAYLQQLFGKELREMAAGPGAGRTSFPDATIARLSISINRFVQRQQKYLFPPVIEIETTTDQAQSSEINFSLLFLPMILLMALTFTTLGLSDDYWQERDRGTLARTLTTPGGVPGLLAGKMISALIISTLLSSVILAIGMAYLSLPFGVFPLAVAWSAATGALLLALFLLLQTLAPSRQTASVLVTSLVFPLLMLGGSFFPLETMPGWMAAVGRWTPNGWAAERLKDILLKRADPVSITIAFAVFLVACMCLLFLSARRIRHVLAGR, from the coding sequence GTGAGATTCCTATGGAGCGCGGCGATCAAGGACGTGCGGCGTCGCCTGCGCGATCCGCTTGCCCTGCTTCTCTGGCTCGTCATTCCCTTGGCCATTGCAAGCCTGATCGCGCTCGCATTCGGGGGCCAGGAAGGACCGCAGCTCAGCGCTCGCCTCCTCGTTGCGGATGAAGACGGCAGCCTCCTGAGCAGCCTCCTGGTGAGATCCTTTGGGCAATTCGACGCCGGCAATCTCGTCCAGACGGAATCGGTCGCGCAGGAGACGGGCCGAACCCGCCTCGAGCAGGGGGATGGAAGTGCGCTCCTGGTGATACCGCGGGGTTTCGCAGCGGCAGTCCTCAACCAGCAGCCGACCAGGCTGCTGCTCGTGACCAATCCCGAACAGCGCATCCTGCCAGGAATTCTCAAAGAGGGGCTCGAGATGCTGACGGACGCGATCGCCTATTTGCAACAGCTCTTCGGAAAGGAACTCCGTGAAATGGCCGCCGGTCCGGGGGCGGGCCGCACCAGTTTTCCCGATGCTACCATCGCCCGGCTGAGCATCTCGATCAACCGGTTCGTCCAACGCCAGCAAAAGTATCTCTTTCCACCGGTGATAGAGATCGAGACCACAACAGACCAGGCCCAAAGCAGCGAGATCAACTTTTCATTGCTGTTTTTACCCATGATCCTCCTCATGGCTCTGACGTTTACTACTCTGGGTTTGAGCGATGATTACTGGCAGGAGCGTGATCGGGGAACGCTGGCACGAACTCTCACTACACCGGGCGGCGTGCCCGGGCTCCTGGCCGGGAAAATGATCTCCGCCCTGATCATCTCGACGCTCCTGTCGTCCGTGATCCTCGCGATCGGCATGGCGTACCTCTCGCTGCCTTTTGGGGTTTTCCCGCTGGCCGTGGCATGGTCAGCCGCCACAGGCGCGTTGCTGCTTGCGCTTTTTTTGCTGCTTCAAACACTTGCTCCCAGCCGCCAGACCGCATCCGTGCTGGTAACCAGCCTGGTGTTCCCACTGCTGATGCTCGGCGGCAGCTTCTTCCCTCTGGAGACCATGCCCGGCTGGATGGCCGCGGTCGGACGCTGGACGCCGAACGGCTGGGCTGCGGAAAGACTCAAGGACATACTCCTGAAGCGGGCGGATCCAGTGTCTATCACGATCGCTTTTGCTGTCTTCCTGGTCGCCTGCATGTGCCTTCTCTTTTTGAGCGCGCGCCGCATCCGGCACGTTCTGGCAGGGAGGTAA
- a CDS encoding glycosyltransferase, whose translation MATVLLILASLSLAAWLYLLLFRGFFWKLDMDLPADANEFAEWPAVVAVVPARNEAPVIQRTITSLRSQDYPGEFSIVLIDDSSDDGTAAQARLAAEGEGHAFHIFPGQALPTGWTGKLWAMAQGVEHASVVLRRARYIWFTDADLEHDRQALRDLVGRAESRRLDLVSTMALLYCAAFWERMLIPAFIFYFRKLYPFRYANSPRHPIAAAAGGSMLVRIEALRRAGGLEAIRGDLIDDCALARLIKARGPIRIELTQRSHSIRPHRFADIWNMVARSAYVQLKYSPIGLLLTIVGMIVIYMVPVIGLAAGSLTRHFLIAGLGGAAWALMALAYRPTIRLYRQPGLTALLLPVAALLYTFMTIDSARRHWQGKGGMWKGRIQSCL comes from the coding sequence TTGGCCACCGTGTTGCTCATACTCGCCTCATTATCTTTGGCTGCCTGGCTTTACTTGCTGCTCTTCCGGGGATTTTTTTGGAAGCTCGACATGGATCTGCCGGCTGACGCCAATGAGTTCGCGGAGTGGCCTGCCGTGGTAGCCGTGGTGCCTGCCCGGAACGAGGCTCCTGTTATCCAACGTACTATCACCTCATTGCGGTCCCAGGATTATCCCGGTGAGTTTTCGATAGTCCTGATCGATGACAGCAGCGATGACGGAACGGCGGCTCAGGCTCGGCTGGCCGCCGAAGGTGAGGGACATGCGTTTCATATTTTTCCCGGCCAAGCGTTGCCCACGGGGTGGACCGGCAAGCTCTGGGCAATGGCGCAGGGAGTAGAGCATGCCAGTGTCGTTCTCCGGCGCGCCAGGTACATATGGTTCACCGATGCCGATCTCGAACATGACCGGCAGGCCTTGCGCGATCTCGTTGGGCGGGCGGAGAGCCGGAGGCTGGATCTCGTCTCGACCATGGCGCTGCTTTACTGTGCCGCTTTCTGGGAACGAATGCTGATTCCCGCATTCATATTCTATTTCCGCAAGCTTTATCCGTTCCGATATGCAAACAGCCCCCGGCATCCGATCGCCGCGGCCGCCGGCGGCAGCATGCTGGTGCGCATCGAGGCGCTGCGACGGGCGGGCGGCCTCGAAGCCATTCGCGGGGATCTGATCGATGACTGCGCGCTGGCGCGGCTGATCAAGGCCCGCGGACCAATCCGGATCGAGCTCACTCAGCGCTCACACAGCATCCGCCCTCACAGGTTTGCAGATATCTGGAATATGGTGGCGCGCAGCGCCTACGTGCAGCTGAAATATTCTCCGATCGGGCTCCTGCTCACAATTGTTGGAATGATCGTGATTTACATGGTGCCGGTGATCGGCCTTGCGGCTGGAAGCCTCACGCGTCATTTCCTGATTGCCGGGCTTGGCGGTGCCGCCTGGGCGCTCATGGCTCTGGCCTATCGGCCCACCATCCGACTCTACCGGCAACCTGGATTGACCGCCTTGCTGCTCCCCGTGGCAGCGCTCCTCTACACGTTCATGACCATCGACTCGGCCCGACGACACTGGCAAGGAAAAGGCGGGATGTGGAAAGGCAGAATCCAATCGTGCCTTTGA